Proteins from one Desulfonema limicola genomic window:
- a CDS encoding DNA-methyltransferase codes for MIEKFINKIMQGDCLELFKNIPDNSVDMTFADPPFNLKKNYTSYSDSLDFQEYLNWCEKWIYEMVRVTKPAGSIFLHNIPKWLTYYTACLNKIANFKHWISWDAPTSPMGKSLQPAHYGILFYTKEAGSSKIYELRYPHKRDRKQGFLLKDYGGKKDLLHPFGPLISDVWTDIHRIKHNKKRDPHPCQLPIHLMDRLILMTTDENDIVLDPFSGTGTTAISAKRLGRKYIGFELDKKYVEISKEKIEDTESNYKIGKSWVSFYLKDIITIRNNDWNDIKKYFIIPEPLRAVDYKKVKIKDSKLIPNKKRISCL; via the coding sequence ATGATAGAAAAATTTATTAATAAAATTATGCAAGGCGATTGTTTGGAATTGTTTAAAAATATCCCTGATAATTCAGTTGATATGACTTTTGCTGATCCGCCTTTTAATCTGAAAAAGAACTATACAAGTTATTCAGATAGTCTTGATTTTCAAGAGTATTTGAATTGGTGCGAAAAGTGGATATATGAAATGGTAAGGGTTACCAAGCCTGCTGGTTCGATATTTTTGCATAATATTCCAAAATGGCTGACGTATTACACTGCCTGTCTTAATAAAATTGCAAATTTCAAACACTGGATTTCTTGGGATGCACCTACATCACCAATGGGAAAATCTTTACAGCCTGCACATTATGGTATCTTATTTTACACAAAGGAAGCAGGTAGTTCAAAAATTTATGAATTAAGGTATCCCCACAAAAGAGATAGAAAACAAGGCTTTTTGTTGAAAGATTATGGAGGGAAAAAAGATCTTCTGCATCCTTTTGGTCCTTTAATCTCTGATGTGTGGACAGATATTCATAGAATAAAACATAACAAAAAAAGAGATCCGCATCCTTGTCAATTACCAATACATTTAATGGATAGGTTAATTTTAATGACAACTGACGAAAATGACATTGTACTAGATCCTTTTTCAGGAACAGGTACTACTGCAATTTCTGCAAAACGTCTGGGCAGAAAATATATAGGCTTTGAATTAGATAAAAAATATGTGGAAATTTCAAAGGAAAAAATAGAAGATACTGAATCGAATTATAAAATAGGTAAAAGCTGGGTCAGTTTTTATCTAAAAGATATAATTACAATACGAAACAATGACTGGAATGATATAAAGAAATATTTTATTATACCGGAACCTCTGCGAGCTGTTGATTATAAAAAAGTAAAGATAAAAGACAGTAAATTAATTCCAAATAAAAAGAGGATTTCATGTTTGTAA
- a CDS encoding ABC transporter ATP-binding protein, with amino-acid sequence MLLEIKNLYVKYGNIEALHGISFHVNQGEIVTLIGSNGAGKTTTLHTITRVPPPEGPKVFQGDILYKGESLLNMEAHMIVQTCKIALAPEGRHIFGNLTVEENLKLATFARKDHDKVSKDYKRVYDLFPRMAERRNQRSESLSGGEQQMLAVGRALMTGCNFILLDEPSMGLAPLLMYEMFRTLKKLNEEGMTILLIEQNARLALKFAHRAYVLDTGEIVMEGPAQELADNPEVQKAYLG; translated from the coding sequence ATGCTTCTTGAAATAAAAAACCTTTATGTTAAATACGGCAATATCGAAGCCCTTCACGGTATTTCCTTTCATGTAAACCAGGGGGAAATTGTTACCCTTATAGGTTCCAACGGAGCAGGAAAAACCACAACTCTGCACACCATAACAAGGGTGCCTCCGCCTGAAGGCCCAAAGGTATTTCAGGGAGACATTTTATACAAAGGCGAAAGCCTCCTTAATATGGAAGCCCACATGATAGTGCAGACCTGTAAAATAGCCTTGGCTCCTGAAGGCCGCCATATCTTTGGAAACCTGACAGTAGAGGAAAATCTCAAGCTTGCAACCTTTGCCAGAAAAGACCATGACAAGGTTTCAAAAGATTACAAAAGGGTTTATGATCTCTTCCCCCGCATGGCAGAAAGACGCAACCAGCGCAGCGAATCCTTAAGCGGAGGAGAGCAGCAGATGCTGGCAGTAGGCAGGGCACTCATGACCGGATGCAATTTTATCCTTTTGGACGAACCTTCAATGGGTCTTGCTCCGCTGTTAATGTATGAAATGTTCAGAACCCTGAAAAAACTCAATGAAGAGGGTATGACCATACTGCTTATAGAACAGAACGCCCGCCTTGCCTTAAAATTTGCCCACAGAGCCTATGTGCTTGATACAGGAGAAATTGTCATGGAAGGTCCTGCCCAGGAACTGGCTGATAATCCTGAAGTACAGAAAGCTTATCTGGGGTAA
- a CDS encoding AAA family ATPase produces the protein MFFKHIEIHNFRGIESLKINNIKQVNLITGKNNCGKTSVLEAVFLLTGMSNPQLTVNIHAFRDLLLTDDDNFSYLFKNFDFSQYPSITGQSSSQKRTLEIKAVYPTFTEISKQISEKRELSKEEFMSNASTNKKDSIEGLTLTFNINKKKNFQTEIKLKQGEIKLSRDYKEKLNASFINPKTIMNDLDQRLDAIVVKKDLGIIVNALKEIEPSLVDIRMGARGMVYADIGIDKLVPVNIMGDGIRRILAILAAISERKDGILLIDEIENGLHFSTLFVLWKAVLKTAFDNNIQLFITTHSYECIEAITRIYKNNTLNLEKDFITLFRIEKNNKGQHRAFQYETDTLLAGIEKEFEVR, from the coding sequence ATGTTTTTCAAGCATATCGAAATACATAATTTCAGGGGCATTGAATCATTAAAGATCAACAACATAAAACAGGTCAATTTAATTACAGGAAAAAACAACTGCGGAAAAACATCAGTGTTAGAAGCTGTCTTTTTATTAACTGGTATGTCAAATCCACAGCTTACAGTTAATATTCATGCATTCAGAGATTTACTTTTAACTGATGATGATAATTTCAGCTATCTTTTTAAAAATTTTGATTTTTCACAATATCCATCTATAACAGGGCAGTCATCTTCTCAAAAAAGAACCCTTGAAATTAAAGCTGTTTATCCAACATTCACAGAGATTTCAAAGCAGATTTCTGAAAAACGTGAGTTATCAAAAGAAGAGTTTATGTCAAATGCTTCAACCAATAAAAAAGACAGCATTGAAGGATTGACTCTTACTTTTAATATCAATAAAAAGAAAAACTTTCAGACCGAAATAAAATTAAAGCAAGGAGAAATTAAGCTTTCTCGTGATTATAAGGAAAAGCTTAATGCCAGTTTTATTAACCCAAAAACAATTATGAATGATCTTGATCAACGGCTTGATGCAATTGTAGTAAAAAAAGATTTAGGTATAATAGTTAATGCATTAAAAGAAATAGAGCCGAGTTTAGTTGATATAAGAATGGGTGCAAGGGGTATGGTTTACGCTGATATCGGCATAGATAAACTGGTTCCAGTAAATATAATGGGTGATGGAATTAGAAGAATATTAGCAATATTAGCTGCAATATCAGAAAGAAAAGACGGCATACTGCTGATTGATGAAATTGAAAACGGATTGCATTTCAGTACTCTTTTTGTATTATGGAAGGCTGTATTAAAAACAGCTTTTGATAATAATATTCAATTATTTATTACAACTCATTCATATGAATGTATTGAAGCAATAACAAGAATATACAAAAATAACACATTGAACTTAGAAAAAGATTTTATCACATTATTCAGGATTGAAAAAAATAATAAAGGCCAGCACCGGGCTTTTCAATATGAAACAGATACATTGCTTGCAGGTATTGAAAAAGAATTTGAGGTTCGGTGA
- a CDS encoding S8 family peptidase, with amino-acid sequence MVIFAGIVNPAISGSLELHLEGERLTLHAESAGLQDILRAIAKQGIAVQVDPLLNPEISISFYNKDIQQGLKSIFKSLGYVLIWESVSGSSDIYLAEIQVFEQGRKAFIKPLKIRDSFDIARNPENGSLFVRDEILLRRKMGMPLAEFEKIINNINGIITDKNDVLGIYKVQLPENTDIPALVKELGKISNIAGAEPNYAYPISLPYRNIAGNPSFPEHNFSFASAGTASVAVLDSGLLPGYGLDELVVASLDAVNPENSISDGLGHGTQMALIASGVIKPDGVLDNDKEAVPVIPIRAFDDNGVTSSFSIMNSIDFALEKGARVLSLSWGSDTKSKFLEQAMEYADSKNLIVVASAGNEPTGKPVWPAAFPSVICVGALGPDGKPWDKSNYGSFVDLSAPGFASMPIGYKGEPGAYAGTSIATAYVTNIIARYLSKHPGASKQEVLTKGLGIKDQ; translated from the coding sequence TTGGTAATATTTGCAGGAATTGTCAACCCTGCCATATCGGGCAGTCTTGAACTGCATCTTGAAGGTGAACGACTGACACTTCATGCAGAAAGTGCAGGGCTTCAGGATATTTTGCGTGCTATTGCAAAACAGGGAATTGCAGTTCAGGTTGATCCCCTTCTTAATCCTGAAATTTCTATATCTTTTTATAATAAAGATATCCAGCAGGGATTGAAATCTATCTTTAAATCCCTTGGTTATGTCCTGATCTGGGAATCAGTATCCGGGTCTTCTGATATTTATCTTGCAGAGATTCAGGTTTTTGAACAGGGCAGGAAAGCTTTTATAAAACCTTTGAAAATCCGTGATTCTTTTGACATTGCCAGGAACCCTGAAAACGGGTCTTTATTTGTCAGGGATGAAATTCTGCTGCGCCGCAAAATGGGAATGCCTTTGGCGGAATTTGAAAAAATTATAAATAATATCAATGGCATTATTACAGATAAAAATGACGTTCTTGGAATATACAAGGTTCAACTGCCTGAAAATACCGATATTCCTGCTCTTGTTAAAGAACTTGGAAAGATTTCCAATATTGCCGGAGCTGAACCTAATTATGCTTATCCTATTTCCCTGCCTTATAGGAATATAGCAGGGAATCCTTCGTTTCCAGAGCACAATTTTTCTTTTGCTTCTGCTGGAACTGCTTCTGTGGCTGTTCTGGATTCAGGTTTGCTTCCTGGTTACGGGCTTGATGAGCTGGTAGTTGCATCGCTGGATGCTGTTAATCCTGAAAACAGTATCTCAGACGGTCTGGGACACGGAACCCAGATGGCCCTTATTGCTTCAGGTGTAATCAAGCCTGACGGGGTTTTGGATAATGACAAGGAGGCCGTGCCTGTTATTCCAATCCGGGCTTTTGATGATAATGGTGTTACTTCCAGTTTCAGTATAATGAACAGTATTGATTTTGCTCTTGAAAAAGGCGCGAGAGTGCTGAGTCTCAGCTGGGGATCAGATACTAAAAGCAAGTTTCTGGAACAGGCCATGGAATATGCTGATTCAAAAAATCTTATTGTTGTTGCATCTGCGGGAAACGAACCAACCGGAAAACCTGTATGGCCTGCTGCATTTCCTTCGGTAATCTGTGTCGGTGCCCTTGGTCCTGACGGTAAACCCTGGGACAAGTCAAACTATGGCAGCTTTGTTGATCTTTCAGCTCCGGGTTTTGCATCCATGCCAATAGGGTATAAAGGCGAACCAGGAGCATATGCCGGGACCTCAATAGCCACAGCTTATGTTACCAATATCATTGCCCGGTATTTGTCAAAACATCCTGGGGCTTCAAAACAGGAGGTTTTAACAAAGGGGCTGGGGATTAAAGACCAATAA
- a CDS encoding ATP-binding protein — protein MISIKPATRSIANTLLVGIISSLIVTALVVLSIDFLISSKKAEKELQKSLKKYADALTDVLLVPLWNYDIDTVESIGRAYSLNQSIIELIIKDHKGKVLFHSNRQRDFPETLSSHDILYDGRKIGLVQISLNLDFYKDIQTGLFLSHSIMIFVMIFILLLVIVGLLQRYIRRPINHFIAMTNAFAIENQNAFDEPVAYAEFQPLIRVLKTMGEKIAHQMQSIRKMNEDLEERVYLRTSELQEANMQLEAAKEAALEAKHAAEASSLAKSTFLANMSHEIRTPMNSVLGFIDLVMEDDKLNKTHRTYLTTAKKSGKSLLSLINDILDVSKLASDRLKLENISFNLKKTVEDTIGTLTPGAMEKGLFLKVQIQKTVPCNLMGDPGRLRQILINLTGNAIKFTGKGGVIVRVTQQSSDIIHFSISDTGIGIPENRLQSIFEPFAQADASTTRKFGGTGLGTTISKQLVELMGGKIWAESKSGEGSIFHFTVRMAEAEIDEQSLADSEHAPTVKRCFKVLLAEDIDENIMLARIRMEDLGHTVIEARTGLEAVEAFKREKPDIILMDIHMPEMGGVEAAKIIRRMKTDAGIPTPIIALTASLMKEEQQIYVKAEIDAVVGKPVDFNKLFETMERLVPEGKGKVLPVSGKRQPLDHVNSAWEKPLNSVNVPEIPKSIINWEKGFRTWGNADVYKKALQQFCLNYGNAADETLNFVKSGNREGAYQITHLLKGLSGNLSMTEVYQIATEINNMVKKMEIDELIPRIKPLSDALNRVVSYIPQTETTGKEKQEVSLAITNLPALTELFREMMVTFDEYNPLKVEPYIEKLPKYISPSRLDPIKQELDRFDFDGAKKETLRLAASLGIDIENC, from the coding sequence ATGATTTCGATCAAACCAGCGACGCGTTCAATCGCCAATACTCTTTTAGTCGGCATAATTTCTTCTCTCATCGTAACAGCTTTGGTTGTGCTAAGTATTGATTTCCTGATTTCTTCGAAAAAAGCTGAGAAGGAACTACAGAAGTCTCTTAAGAAATATGCCGATGCCTTAACGGATGTTCTACTTGTGCCTCTATGGAACTATGATATAGATACCGTCGAATCAATAGGAAGAGCTTATTCGCTTAATCAGTCAATTATTGAACTCATAATAAAGGATCATAAAGGAAAAGTACTTTTTCATTCAAACAGGCAAAGAGATTTTCCAGAGACTTTGAGCAGTCATGATATTCTTTATGACGGCAGAAAAATCGGGCTTGTGCAGATTTCATTGAACCTGGACTTTTACAAAGACATACAAACAGGATTATTCCTTTCTCACAGCATCATGATCTTTGTCATGATTTTTATCCTTCTTCTCGTCATCGTCGGGTTGCTTCAGCGTTATATAAGACGGCCTATAAATCATTTCATAGCCATGACAAACGCTTTTGCGATAGAAAATCAGAATGCCTTTGATGAACCTGTTGCTTACGCTGAATTTCAGCCACTTATACGTGTGTTAAAAACAATGGGTGAGAAAATAGCTCATCAGATGCAATCCATAAGGAAAATGAATGAAGACCTGGAGGAGAGAGTGTATTTGAGAACTTCCGAACTTCAGGAGGCAAATATGCAACTCGAAGCTGCCAAGGAAGCCGCCCTGGAAGCTAAACATGCGGCTGAAGCATCCAGCCTGGCGAAAAGTACCTTCCTGGCCAACATGAGCCATGAAATCCGTACCCCGATGAATTCAGTACTTGGATTCATAGACCTTGTCATGGAAGACGACAAACTTAACAAGACTCATCGAACGTATCTCACTACTGCCAAAAAATCAGGGAAATCTCTGCTTTCGCTTATAAATGATATCCTGGATGTGAGTAAACTCGCAAGCGACCGTCTGAAACTTGAAAATATTTCCTTCAATCTGAAGAAAACGGTTGAAGACACCATTGGCACTCTCACTCCGGGAGCCATGGAGAAAGGTCTGTTTCTTAAAGTTCAAATTCAAAAGACTGTTCCCTGTAACCTTATGGGCGATCCCGGCAGACTGAGACAGATTCTCATCAACCTGACAGGCAATGCGATCAAATTTACGGGAAAAGGAGGTGTCATAGTTCGTGTTACGCAGCAAAGCAGCGATATAATCCATTTTTCAATTAGTGATACGGGCATTGGTATTCCAGAAAACCGTCTCCAGAGCATATTTGAGCCGTTTGCCCAGGCTGATGCCTCCACAACTCGAAAATTCGGGGGAACCGGGCTGGGAACAACAATTTCCAAACAGCTGGTGGAACTCATGGGCGGAAAAATATGGGCTGAAAGCAAATCAGGAGAAGGCAGCATCTTTCATTTCACAGTCCGGATGGCAGAGGCTGAGATAGACGAACAGTCACTAGCTGACAGCGAACATGCACCAACCGTCAAACGATGTTTCAAAGTCCTTCTGGCAGAAGATATTGATGAAAATATCATGCTGGCAAGAATTCGTATGGAAGATCTGGGGCACACGGTCATCGAAGCCCGAACCGGCTTAGAGGCGGTTGAGGCATTCAAACGGGAAAAACCCGATATCATACTCATGGACATCCACATGCCGGAAATGGGCGGAGTGGAAGCAGCCAAAATAATACGCCGGATGAAAACGGATGCCGGGATTCCGACTCCGATTATTGCGCTCACTGCAAGCCTTATGAAAGAAGAACAACAGATTTACGTAAAGGCGGAAATAGATGCTGTTGTTGGAAAGCCGGTTGACTTTAATAAGCTTTTTGAAACCATGGAAAGACTGGTTCCCGAAGGAAAAGGCAAGGTACTGCCGGTATCCGGCAAAAGGCAGCCGTTAGACCATGTGAACTCTGCATGGGAAAAACCTTTGAATTCGGTAAATGTTCCGGAAATCCCGAAAAGCATTATTAACTGGGAAAAAGGATTTCGGACATGGGGCAATGCAGATGTATATAAAAAAGCACTGCAACAGTTTTGCCTTAATTATGGAAATGCGGCTGATGAAACGCTGAATTTTGTCAAAAGCGGCAACAGGGAAGGTGCCTACCAAATAACACATTTACTCAAGGGCCTTTCGGGCAATCTCTCAATGACCGAGGTCTATCAAATTGCAACTGAAATCAACAACATGGTCAAAAAGATGGAGATTGATGAACTCATTCCCAGGATCAAGCCCCTTTCAGATGCGTTGAACAGGGTTGTCAGTTACATCCCTCAAACAGAAACCACCGGCAAAGAAAAACAGGAAGTTTCGCTGGCTATAACAAATCTGCCGGCCCTTACCGAACTTTTCCGGGAAATGATGGTAACCTTTGATGAGTATAATCCGCTTAAAGTAGAACCGTATATCGAAAAACTGCCAAAATATATTTCTCCGTCCCGGCTTGATCCCATAAAACAGGAATTGGACCGATTCGACTTTGATGGAGCAAAAAAGGAGACCTTGAGGCTTGCGGCGAGTTTGGGGATTGATATCGAAAATTGTTGA
- a CDS encoding DUF3226 domain-containing protein, with protein MNNRITIKSDRLLAVEGKDECNFFKAMLQYEKINNIQVIDIGGKDKFKIELSLLLNLEGFSEVHTLGFVRDAEENQADSAFSSICSVLNKNRLPAPKTINSINNEQNIKVGVFIMPNNIDKGMLEDLCIESVKANPVFECVNQYIECCLLRFPENEKNINLSKAKIQTYLAVKNPIVNSLGLAAAKGYWDFSEKCFSEIRKFICNLFWSDAPINAPLKQN; from the coding sequence ATGAACAATAGAATCACAATAAAATCAGACAGATTATTGGCAGTGGAAGGGAAAGATGAGTGTAATTTTTTCAAGGCAATGCTTCAATATGAAAAAATCAATAATATCCAGGTAATTGATATTGGAGGCAAGGATAAATTCAAAATTGAATTATCCCTTTTACTCAATTTAGAGGGGTTTTCGGAAGTTCATACTCTTGGTTTTGTCCGAGATGCAGAAGAAAATCAGGCTGATTCTGCATTTTCAAGTATTTGCAGCGTGTTAAATAAAAATAGATTACCTGCGCCAAAAACTATAAATTCAATTAACAATGAACAAAATATAAAAGTTGGTGTGTTTATTATGCCAAACAATATTGATAAAGGAATGCTCGAAGATTTATGTATTGAATCTGTAAAAGCAAATCCAGTATTTGAATGTGTAAATCAATATATTGAATGCTGTTTGTTACGTTTTCCTGAAAATGAGAAAAATATTAACCTGTCAAAAGCAAAAATCCAAACATATTTAGCAGTGAAAAATCCTATCGTAAACTCATTAGGGCTTGCTGCTGCAAAAGGATATTGGGACTTTAGTGAAAAATGCTTTTCTGAAATCAGGAAGTTTATTTGTAATCTATTTTGGTCTGATGCGCCAATCAACGCACCGCTTAAACAGAATTAA
- a CDS encoding ABC transporter ATP-binding protein: MSLLEIKALTQNFGGLCAVSEFFVKFEGRELMALIGPNGAGKTTVFNITSGFYKPSQGDIVFKGKSTVGMKPHQVTAMGIARTFQNIRLWNDMTVLDNIRISQHYNLGYSIWDSLFRTKKYVKGEEQIKTTALTILEALELMPYINELPKNLPYGIQRKVEIARALSVKPDLLLLDEPAAGLNSADVHELIELIKWIHKEFDITIWMIEHQMSVVMSLCTKIKVIDFGVTIAEGTPEEIQNNPDVIKAYLGDENI, translated from the coding sequence ATGTCTTTATTAGAAATAAAAGCTTTAACCCAGAATTTTGGGGGATTGTGTGCTGTATCTGAATTTTTTGTTAAATTTGAAGGCCGGGAGCTTATGGCTCTGATTGGTCCCAACGGGGCAGGCAAAACCACGGTTTTTAACATTACCAGTGGTTTTTACAAACCCTCACAAGGAGATATTGTATTTAAAGGAAAGAGTACAGTGGGTATGAAACCCCACCAGGTAACAGCTATGGGAATTGCCAGAACATTTCAGAATATCAGGCTGTGGAATGATATGACAGTTCTTGATAATATCCGCATATCCCAGCACTATAACCTGGGGTACTCAATCTGGGACAGCCTGTTTAGGACAAAAAAATATGTCAAAGGGGAAGAGCAGATCAAAACAACTGCCTTGACTATTCTGGAAGCTCTGGAACTGATGCCGTATATAAATGAACTGCCCAAAAACCTGCCTTATGGTATTCAGCGAAAGGTTGAAATTGCCCGTGCCCTTTCTGTTAAGCCTGATCTTTTACTCTTAGACGAACCAGCCGCAGGGCTTAATTCTGCTGATGTTCATGAACTAATCGAGCTTATTAAATGGATTCACAAGGAATTTGATATAACAATATGGATGATTGAACATCAGATGTCAGTGGTCATGAGTCTTTGCACTAAAATCAAGGTCATTGACTTTGGGGTAACTATTGCAGAAGGAACCCCTGAAGAAATCCAGAATAATCCTGATGTTATAAAAGCATATCTTGGGGATGAGAATATCTGA
- a CDS encoding DNA methyltransferase gives MSWKVLPRNWLIILKYRKLIWGNFYKIMNHLVKIKSVINKVFDDNIELLPSVNELFELELAYLEYKCLPQESLLERTAYIKSINNQFSKHYLLYSRQSEGLHDNRSLLTQTYFEEGQFSTGYATHGLFPYRGKFHPQLIKGLINILGIDSGELILDPMAGSGTTNIEAALMGIDSYAIDVSPFCQFMIKTKYQALTIDLNLFKNSPVNAQKFFTYFKKGNVIERIEKIGDPDKIKIYNLAFLAYLDALGYSKRVIKSNHEQLFEKVLHRYIETIKSFLANPYYNLNNIGKLEILHNSEALQIKIENDSVDCVITSPPYSFAIDYVENDREQLEFLGYNTKELKNKLIGLKGRTKKEKLENYFADMDKFCSEVSKVLKKGRFFVIIIGSNTNQTGGIRLEETIINSSEKYNMPLIKTILKPIKGMRNTMKNEYILIFERH, from the coding sequence TTGTCATGGAAGGTCCTGCCCAGGAACTGGCTGATAATCCTGAAGTACAGAAAGCTTATCTGGGGTAATTTTTATAAAATTATGAATCATTTAGTTAAAATAAAATCTGTTATAAATAAAGTTTTTGACGACAATATAGAATTACTTCCAAGCGTAAATGAATTATTTGAATTGGAATTAGCATATTTAGAGTATAAGTGTTTGCCTCAAGAAAGTTTATTAGAAAGAACTGCTTACATAAAATCTATTAATAACCAATTTTCAAAACATTATTTGTTATATTCAAGGCAATCCGAAGGATTACATGACAACAGGTCTTTATTAACTCAAACATATTTTGAAGAAGGTCAGTTTTCAACAGGTTATGCAACACATGGATTATTTCCATATCGCGGTAAATTTCACCCCCAGCTAATAAAAGGATTAATCAATATTTTAGGTATTGATAGTGGAGAACTTATTTTAGATCCTATGGCAGGAAGTGGAACCACTAATATAGAAGCAGCCTTAATGGGTATTGATTCCTATGCAATTGACGTAAGTCCATTTTGTCAGTTTATGATCAAAACAAAATATCAAGCCCTGACTATTGATTTAAATTTATTTAAGAATTCACCTGTAAATGCACAAAAATTTTTTACATACTTTAAAAAAGGCAATGTAATAGAGCGGATTGAAAAAATTGGTGATCCTGATAAAATTAAAATTTACAACCTTGCTTTTTTGGCTTACCTGGATGCCCTTGGTTATTCTAAACGTGTTATAAAATCCAATCATGAACAGCTTTTTGAAAAGGTTTTGCATAGATATATAGAAACAATAAAATCTTTTCTTGCAAATCCCTATTATAACTTGAATAATATTGGTAAATTAGAGATATTGCATAATTCAGAAGCATTACAAATAAAAATTGAAAATGATTCAGTTGATTGTGTTATAACTTCGCCGCCTTATTCTTTTGCAATTGATTATGTTGAAAATGATAGAGAACAATTAGAATTTTTAGGATACAATACAAAAGAATTAAAAAATAAGCTTATTGGTTTAAAAGGAAGAACAAAAAAAGAAAAATTAGAAAATTATTTTGCTGATATGGATAAATTTTGCTCGGAAGTTTCCAAAGTTCTAAAAAAAGGCAGATTTTTTGTTATAATAATTGGATCAAATACAAACCAGACAGGCGGTATTCGATTGGAAGAAACAATAATAAATTCATCTGAAAAATACAATATGCCTTTGATTAAAACTATTCTCAAACCTATAAAAGGGATGAGAAATACAATGAAAAATGAGTATATCCTGATATTTGAAAGGCATTGA
- a CDS encoding DpnII family type II restriction endonuclease, giving the protein MAKSVNEKFLTVIQKNTFYFFNPEFEESYESYINSLKETLLIVKNKIDTKGLKKEIFEWLLMDKENGLRALLALTGFSNEYLKRLTTIIRIIDNPELNRLVYKEKWCKDQKPENIHEWSDTTILKLIQKNEYFRKGLVNIFFEGASIPFLANTIPLFELKKLSISKLNFEIPELIDTLIRYKEKGSYSGKKGNNPETIISDILKKLGISFETGDLRELIDNAPDNKRTMDFIIPNKKNPIIIIESSFLATTSSSQGDKSKTEISIDTLIKEHYPKAKFIGFIDGIGWYVRKSDLKRMVTAYEDVFTFHKDELQRFEKLLIESFKK; this is encoded by the coding sequence ATGGCAAAAAGTGTAAATGAAAAATTTTTAACAGTAATTCAAAAAAATACTTTCTATTTCTTTAATCCTGAATTTGAAGAAAGCTATGAAAGTTACATCAATTCACTAAAAGAGACACTTCTTATTGTTAAAAATAAAATAGATACCAAAGGCTTGAAAAAAGAAATTTTTGAATGGCTGCTAATGGACAAAGAAAATGGTTTAAGAGCGTTATTGGCATTGACAGGTTTTTCCAATGAATATCTTAAACGTTTGACAACAATAATTAGAATTATTGATAATCCAGAGTTAAACAGACTTGTTTATAAAGAAAAGTGGTGTAAAGATCAAAAACCTGAAAATATTCATGAGTGGTCAGACACTACAATTTTAAAACTCATACAAAAAAATGAATATTTTAGAAAAGGGTTAGTAAATATTTTTTTTGAAGGAGCCTCAATACCTTTTTTGGCAAATACAATACCGTTATTTGAACTTAAAAAACTTAGTATTTCCAAGCTTAATTTTGAAATTCCTGAACTTATTGATACCCTTATACGTTACAAAGAAAAAGGCAGCTATTCAGGTAAAAAAGGCAATAATCCTGAAACTATTATTTCTGATATATTAAAAAAACTTGGAATTTCTTTTGAAACCGGAGATTTAAGGGAATTGATTGATAATGCACCTGATAATAAACGTACTATGGATTTTATTATTCCAAACAAGAAAAATCCAATAATTATTATTGAAAGCTCATTTCTTGCTACTACTTCATCAAGTCAGGGAGATAAATCTAAAACAGAAATCTCCATTGATACACTGATCAAAGAACACTATCCAAAAGCAAAATTTATTGGATTTATTGACGGAATAGGATGGTATGTACGCAAAAGTGATCTAAAACGCATGGTTACAGCTTATGAAGATGTGTTTACATTCCACAAAGATGAATTACAAAGATTTGAAAAATTGTTAATTGAAAGTTTTAAAAAATGA